The region CCGTCGCAGTGCTTTCGCCGGCTTGGCTCGCCTGCGCCACTCGAGCCGGCAGCGGATCGCCTTTCGCCGGTGCAGCCGACGAGCCGAGGATGATTCCGTAGATCGCGATGAACGCACTTCGTCGCATTCGATTTCTGCCCTTCTTGTTTCGCGCGAACAGGGACGGCGCGCAAAGTTACCACAGCGCTTCGAGTCCCACTTCCAAGCCGTTCAGCATCACGTTGCCTTGGATGCCCAGGCCGCGCTGTCCGTTCGGTGAGTATTGATTGGGAGCGAGCGCCAAGCGGTCGATAAATATAAAGTTGTAGCCGGTTCGCAGCGACCAGACGGGCGAAAGTCGGCAGCCGAGGCTGACATTGAGATCGTAGACGATGGAAGTGGCAAAGTCGTAATGGCGCGGAAAGGCCGTCGAGCCTGACGTTCCGTAGCCGTACGTGAGAATCTGACTGTCGTTCGCTTGGTTGCCAAACACGCCAACCTTGCCGGTGACTTCCCAGAAGGAGTTCTCATGATCCTTCCGCCAGCGACTCCCCACTTGGCCACCGAACAGGTCGTTGTCGGTGTGCATCTGCAGTTGTGTTCCGGCTGGCGTATAGAGTTCCTCATAGGTCTCGCTCCACCGCAGAGTGCGAAACCCGCCCAGCAGCGAAAAGCGGTTCCAAGTGTGAACGTAGTTGATCTCGCCGTTGCTGAGGCTCGACCGGTAATCGGTCAGATAGAAATTGCTCCAATTGTAGAAACGCTTTCCATTGTCGTGGCCAACCGCGTACCAAAGCGCCTCCCACGCCTGGTTGGAATTCATCCGATAGCGGCCAAGCAGCTTGGGCCCGCCGCCGCCGCCGAAATCGATGATATTCGGTCGAATCAGCTCGCTATTCTGCGAATCGTTGTCGCGCCACAAGAGCAGCGATAAAAACTGGAAATCCCAGCGCGGCGTGCAATCGCTTGCATAGGCGTCGCATGGGCTGCCATCGCGATCGACAGGCCTCGGCGCAGCCAGATTCACCGGATCGAATGCGCCGGCCTCGATTCCGACTTCCGGCGCACTGTTTTGGAAACCCGACAGGCTGTCACCGAAATCGTTCGCATCCCCCAACATTCGGCCAGTCCCGACCACCTCGCCCATTTGCCCGGCCATTTGCCCGGAAGGATCCTTCGCATCCAATTTGCTTGTCGGCGACTGGCCAAACGCCAGCGGGGCGGCAAGGCAAATCAGCGCAGCGGCAGTTCGAAACGAGGCAGTTCGCATCGCAGGCGGTTTTTCTAGCGGAATGCCGATCGAGGCGGAAGAAAAGCGGCGTATTTGTACCCAACTGGGGGAGCGGCTTCAAGGGCAGTTTCTAGGGTGCTTCTCCGTTGCTCTCCGTTGAAAAACTCCCCCAGATCCCTGGTGTGAGCTGCGGTGCGGTTCACGTTGCACTCCAAGGGTTGTGCCCCAGGGTTTGGCAACCAATCGCTCCCGGTGATGACATGCGTCTCCCGGCCTCGCACCAGGCCCCGACCGCAGATCTCCCCGCCCACCGCCTACGGCCCCCAAAATCTCACCCTCAGCCCTCTTGACACGGATTTGAACGCCTGTATACTTAATTGCGCAGCGTAAAACTTGACAACTATTCGCGAAAGCCGCCGAACGAAGCCCTGAGCATTGAGCGTTTGCCCTCGAACCCCGAACCCTCGTCTCCGAACCAGCCCCTTATTTTCCATCGACCCTCGCCACGGCTGGAACATCAAAAACACCCGTAAATTCCCGATCCAATTCGCTTCCGCCCGCCGATTTTTTGCGCACCCCCCCGGAAATGAACCGGAAATTTGTTCCGCGAAAATCTGCACGGCGTTCGAGAAAAACCGCACTTCTTTCGCTCCCTCATTTCCACCACAAAAATTTTTTTTCGAAATCACACGATGACGCCCAACGCTAATTCCTCGGGAATCGCCCACGGCTGAACAAAGCACGCCACGTCTGCCACGATCATTCATCATCCAAAGCTGCGCTCCGCAAGGCTCCCGGCCTCGCACAGGGCATGGGGGTGAAAACAGGAGGTGGTTAGCTATCATCTCCTAAGTGTCGCCCGTTCGATCGTTGACCGAGGTGCTGCGGCACTCAACTTGCGGAGGTTGGACGATCGCGTAGAAAGGGAGTTTCCACGATGCCTTTTTGTTAAAATAGGCAGTTTACAAAGTATGGGACGACCATTATTGTTTATGTGTTTGTAATTTCTTTCCAACTGAGAACTAAACTGAAGCATTTTGTGAATTAGTGGGTAGAATTTGTTGGATTTCCAAGCGTGTTTGATTAATAATAGTGAGCTTGGAGTCAGCGCGGCATGACGTGCTACCGTGCAGTTGATTCAGGAGGCCCATGAACCATCCTCTCGCCCCTGCCTCACGGTCCCATGCCCAATCGCTCGCCGACTTCCTCGCTTCTAACCCCCTCACCTTCCTCAGGAATGCCTGCTGGAGCGACCCTTGTATAACACGACGCTGTTAGATGAATTGGAAGATGATGTTGCGGCTAACCCGGATGACGCCGTTGAGCTTGTCGATAAGACGGCCGATGAGCCTGACCTTGTCGATGACGAGTTATTGGCCGCCGACCCGCTCGCCGCGGGCGATGTTGAGCTTGATGCCGAGCTAAAAGGCGAAGAACTCGCCGAAGGCGACCTGGAGAGTTGGTCGGATGATCCGGTGAGGATGTATCTGACGCAAATGGGCGAAATCCCGCTGCTCACTCGGCAGGAAGAAATCTCGCTCGCCAAGCGCATTGAGATCACGCGCACTCATTTCCGCCACAAGCTGCTCGAATGCGACTTTGTGATTCAGTACGCCGTGCGGATTTTGAATCGCGTTCACAAAGGTGAATTGCCGTTTGACCGGACGGTGCAAGTAAGCGTAACCGATCGATTGGAGAAAGACCAAATCCTCGGCCGCTTGCCGCACAATCTGCTGACGGTCAATGAGTTGCTGAAGCGCAACAAGGGCGACTACCGCATCGCCTTTAGCAAATCGACGAAGCCGAGCGTTCGCCGCGAAGCGTGGTTGCGGCTCAATCGCCGCCGTAAACGGACGGTGAAGCTGGTGGAAGAACTAGGCCTCCGCACGCAGCGCGTCGAAACGATGATCCGCACGCTCGAAGAATTCAGCCGCCGGCTGGACGATTTGAAGTGTCAGATCGATCAACACAAGAAGGCCAAGCTGCCGCCAACCGAACGGGCGCCATGGGTCAAGGAATTCCGCCAGATTCTGCGGGCGACTCAAGAAACGCCCAAGAGCCTGCGGAACCGAGTGCTGAACATCAAAGGCATCTATACGCACTATCAACGCGCCAAGCGCGGCCTCTCGGAAGGCAACTTGCGACTGGTGGTATCGATTGCCAAAAAGTACCGCAACCGCGGCCTGAGTTTCTTGGATCTCATCCAAGAAGGCAATGCCGGGTTGATGCGGGCGGTCGATAAGTTCGAGTACCGCCGCGGCTTCAAGTTCTGCACGTATGCGACGTGGTGGATTCGCCAGGCGATTACCCGCGCCGTGGCCGACCAAAGCCGCACGATTCGCATCCCAGTTCACATGGTCGAAACGATGAGCCGCGTGCGAAACGTCTCGCGCGAACTGCTGCAGCGTCTCGGCCGCGAGCCGACGATCGAAGAGACGGCCCGTGCCGCGGGCACGGCCATCGACGAGACTCGCCGCGTGCTGGCGATGAGCCGCTATCCGATCAGCCTCGACCGTCCGGTTGGCAATAGCGAAGACAGCCACTTCGGCGACCTGCTGCCCGATGGCGATGCCGAAAGCCCCGCCATCGGCGCCGCTCAAGAGATGCTGAAATCGCGGATCGGCAAAGTGCTGAAAACGCTCAGCTACCGCGAACGCGAAATCATCAAGCTGCGTTACGGCCTGGGGGACGGCTACAGCTATACGCTGGAAGAAGTCGGTCACATCTTCAAGGTCACACGCGAGCGCATTCGCCAGATCGAAGCCAAGGCCGTCCGCAAGCTGCAACAACCCAGCCGCGCGGAAGAGCTGAAGGGATTCTTGGATTGGTCGTAAGCGGCGCGCCGCGACCCGCGACCATTGGAAAGCACCCTGCGAGCCGGATCCCCAACCGTCCGGCTCGCAGGGTTTCTGTAGCGCCAAGTCACGCTGCCTGCGCGTGACGGATTCCACGCGATCGTTCGATGGCGGCCCTGCTGCGCATCGGAACAGGAATCCGCGACCTACCTTTCCCCCCGCTGCCCAAGTAGGCTATGTAGTTTGAGAAACTCTCGACATCACTCGATGGGGCCTCCTGTGGAAACCACGATTGTCGCCGCCGGCGGGACTGCCAAGCATGTCGCCGGCGCTGAATATCGCGAGGCCCCCCTCGACTACGACTGCATCCGCATCCGCGGCGCTCGGGTTCACAATTTACAGAACCTGGACGTCGATATCCCCCGCGACAAGCTCGTGGTCCTCACCGGCCCCAGCGGTTCAGGGAAAAGCTCGCTGGCAGTCGATACGATCTTCGCCGAAGGGCAGCGGCAGTTTATCGAAAGCCTTTCGGTTTACGCGCGGCAGTTTCTGCATCAACTGGAGCGGCCCGACGTCGATCTGATCGAAGGTCTTCAGCCGACAATCCTCGTCGACCAGCGTGCGGGCAACGCCAATCCGCGCAGCACCGTCGCCACGGCAACCGAAATCTACGACCACTTGCGGCTCCTTTATGCTCGCCTTGGCGCGGCGTACTGCTACCAATGCGGCACGCCGATTCGCCAACAATCGCTAGAGGAAATCCAAGCCGATCTGATGGAACTTCCCGCCGGCACCAAATTGATGATCCTGGCCCCCTTCGTGCGGGGCCGCAAAGGTCAACAACAAGAAATCTTCGAGCAGATCCGCAAAGCCGGTTTTCAGCGCGCCCGCGTCGATGGAGCAGTGATCGATGTCGGCGGCGAACCTCCCCAGCTTGCCCCGCGAAAAAATCACACGATCGAAGCGGTCGTCGATCGGATCGTGATCCGCGAAGGCATCGACGATCGACTCGCCGAATCACTCAACTTGGCCATCACGCACGGCGGCGGAGCGATCCTTGTCAGCTACCAAGTCCGCGACCCCGACCAGTCCGACGCCGGCCAGTGGAAGGAACTCATCTTCAGCACCCTCTACGCCTGCCCCAACTGCAAAATCAGCTATGAAGAACTCGAGCCGCGCACGTTCAGCTTCAACAGCCCCTACGGCGCCTGTCCGACCTGCGAAGGGCTGGGCGCGCGGGAGGAGTTCGACCCCGAACTCATCCTTGCCGACGAAGAGCAATCCCTTGCCTCCGGCCTGATTTTGCCCTGGCGAAACGAACCGACTTCAGCAGCCAAACAGCATCGCGAAGAACTGGAAAAACTCGGAGTCGATTTCGACTTGCCCTACGCACAGTGGAAACCGGCGCAGCGCGAAAAACTCCTCCGCGGCGATGGCAAGCAATTCCTCGGAATCTTAGTTCTGCTCGAAAAGGAATTCGCGACCGCCACCAAGCCCGCCGACCAAGAACGTCTCGCTGTCTTTCGCGGCCCGGTCGCTTGCAAGGCGTGTGGCGGGGCACGGCTTCGTCCCGAAGCCCGTCACGTGCGCATCGGCGGCAAAGCGATCCACGAAGTCGTCGCGCTGACCATCGAAAAAGCGCAAGCGTTTTTCGTGGGTTTGGCGTTCGACGACGAAGACCTCCCGATCTATGAACCTTTGGCCGCCGAAATCTCCGGCCGCTTGCACTTCCTCGACAAAGTCGGCCTCAACTACCTGACGCTCGACCGCCCCAACGACACCCTCAGCGGAGGCGAGCTGCAGCGAGTCCGCCTCGCCACGGGCATCGGCTCGGGCCTCGTCGGCGTCTGCTACGTTCTCGACGAGCCTTCGATCGGGCTGCACCCACGCGACAACCAACGGCTGATCGACGCGCTCCGCGATCTGCAATCGCAAGGCAATACGGTGCTCGTCGTCGAACACGACGAAGTGATGATGCGCGAGGCCGATTTGCTGTTCGACATCGGACCAGGCGCAGGCGCTCACGGCGGCCAGATCGTCGCTCGGGGCACGCCGCAGCAAGTATGCGACAATCCTAACTCGATCACCGGCCAATATCTCGCGGGCGCCAAGCGCATTGTCGTGCCATCCGCGCGCCGCCGCGTCGCTAAGACTCGTTCGATCTCCATCGAAGGAGTCGCCACGAATAATCTCAAGAACGTCAACGCTCGCTTCCCGCTTGGCGTGTTCACGTGCATCACCGGCGTCAGCGGCTCCGGAAAAAGCTCGCTGGTGAACGAAACCTTCGCCAAGGCCGTGCAGCGCCGCATGACCGGCGTCGGCCCGAAACCGGGCCCTCACACCAGCCTTCGCGGCGTCAACCAAATCGACAAGCTCGTCGTCATCGATCAATCGCCCATCGGTCGCTCGCCGCGCAGCAACCCAGCGACCTATGTCGGCATTTTCGATGAAATCCGCAAAACCTTCGCCGGCACGCGCGAAGCCAAGCAGCGCGGCTTCAAAAGTGGCCGCTTCAGCTTCAATATCAAAGGCGGCCGCTGCGAAGAATGCCAAGGGATGGGCATCAAGAAAATCGAAATGCAATTCCTTCCTGACTTACACGTCCGTTGCCCGGAGTGTGAAGGCAAACGCTTCAACCGCCAAACCCTCGAAGTCAGGTTCAAAGGCCTTTCGATCGCCGATGCCCTCGAGCTGCGAATCGACGATGCGGCCACCGTGTTTGAAAATTTCCCGTTAATCGCCCGCCCGATCGCCAGCTTGCAAGAAGTCGGCCTCGGCTATCTCACGCTCGGCCAATCCGCCGCCACCCTCTCTGGCGGCGAAGCCCAACGGGTGAAACTCGCCGCCGAACTCAGCCGCGTCCAAACCGGTAGCACGCTCTACCTGCTCGACGAACCCACTACCGGACTACACTTCGACGATGTCCGCAAACTGCTCGAAGTGTTGGGGCGGCTGGTGGACCTTGGCAACACGGTCATGGTTATCGAACACAACCTCGATGTCATCAAAACCGCCGACTGGCTGATTGACCTCGGTCCCGAAGGAGGCGACGCCGGTGGCCAAATCGTCGCCGAAGGAACGCCGGAAGAAGTCGCCTTACTGGCCAACAATCACACGGGGAGACTGCTCAAACCACTGATTGCCAAGGCGACTTCTTCCCGAGCCTCGTGCGCCAGCTAGCAGTCGTGCGACGCTTGATGCGGCTTCACGTCCGCTACTCGACGGGCGTGGCTCGGAATTACAATACTGACTACCGTACAAAATGCTACTGGCTCTGCCTCTGTGTCGCTTAATTTCCATCGGCCAACACGACTGCCTGTCGCGCAGCCGGTTTTAATCAATCGTCTGCGCAAGCGCTGCAGACGATTAAAACGGCGGCATGGGCAGCGGCGGGAAGTCGCTTGCAGTCGCTGGTTGCGGCAAAGTCGCTGGGCACTCGGCGGCGGGCAGTCGGCACGCGCTTTCTGTGCATTCGCGCTGTGGGTTGCAGTGGCCTTTGCATGCCGCACTGTCGCCGCCAAGTTTCATCGAGTTACCACAAGTTTCGACAATCTCAGGTCGCACGACGACGACGAAGACAATCTCATGTTCCTCGCAAGTCACACGCTTGTTAACCCAGGGCGCTGCGATGCCCAATCCGTCGAGAAAGCCAATGATCTGCGCTTCCAAGGGAAAAGGCTCCGTGCGGCTGCCCAGCGAACACACACAGCTACTTTCGATCCTGTTTTCGACGTCGCCCAGCAGAATAGCGGTTTGGCCAGTGCGCAACTCAACCGCCGAGTCGGCTTCGTGAAACAGCAGGCCCGGCACGATGCATTCCGCGACTTGGATCGATCGGCTCTCGTCGATTTCAGCAATGCGAGGGTGGACTTCGAGCCGAAGGTTGTTGCCATCCAAAATCGTGGGCCGAAGCTCGACGGATGTTCCAAACTCTCGAAACTTAATCTTCTCGTTCTTCGACTTCCCGAACGATGGCACAGGAAACTCTCCGCCGACGGCAAAATGGGCCGAACGTCCATCGGTCGTCATCACCGTGGGATCGCAAAGCGTTGTCGCCGCGCACTGTTCGCGAAGCAGTTCGATCAGCCCATCGAACGCCTGCGCTTCATCCTCGTTCAGAATCGGTTTCAGGACGCCGCGGCCGGTGACGAAATCGTCCAAAGCGAATTCTTTGCCCGATTCCGTCGTGTACACCGCATCCAACTTCCGCGCGCGTGTCAGATCCAATTCCAGCATTTTGAGATTGGCAACGACCTGTTTGGTTCCGCGATTCTTGTTGCATCCAGAATCAGCCGGCAGCGGGCGCGGCAACGGAGTTTCGAGGCTGGCTGGTCGGGCGATGACGGCTTCGCTTCGCAACGACTCCAATTCGGCTTCCGCGGACTTCAAGCGGCGCACCAAATCGCTGACTTCGGCCACACACGATTCGCGAAGCCGCTGAGCCTCGTCTTTCATGCCCGCCAGTTCTAAATGGCGACTGGCTTCCAGCAGATGCGCGAGCCGCTGCTGGATCGCATCGCAGCATTCATCGTGATCGTCGCCCTCCACCTCGTCGTCCTCAGCGACTGCCTTGGCCGGCAAAGAACTGTCGAACTGGACGCCGATTCGTTCCCGAGAGGAATCGCATGTTTGCCGACGATTACACCGGCCACATTTGTCCGCGGAAGGTGGGCGCTGACAGTGATTGGAACAACACTCTGGGGCGCGGCGGGCATCGCACACTGGACGCGTAGACACGCTAGAATCACTGCGGCAAGCCGGCCGCGAACATTGAAAGGCACTCGAAGATTGGCGCTGACAGGAATTGCGGTAGGGGTACGAATCGTAGTATGGATTGATCGAATCCGGGTGACTCGGCCGATCGTAATCGCAAGACAGTCCCGTGGCAAAACCCGGCCGGTAAGCGGAAGCCGGCGCTGTCCACGCAGGTTGAAAATAGGCGGAACCAAAAGCGGAGCAATTTGGCGCTGCCGCCAAAGCGATCGGCGGCGGGCAAATTGGCGGTGGCCCGAAAACCGGCGGTGTGAAAGCAGGAGCTACCACCATCGAGGGCGACATCAACGGCGGCGAGCACTTGGCTGCGCCGCACTTGGAAGTTGCGCCTTCCGAGCCGCAATCCGATGGCAAACATGGCATTTCCAATGATTCACCAAACCGCGCCACCGGAGAATCCTTGCGATGGCGGGCGATAATGGCGGCCATTGTCGGGTCGATCACCGTGCAGTTTGCGGTCGTGCCGCAGCCCTGCGCATCTCCGTCAGTGCAA is a window of Pirellulales bacterium DNA encoding:
- a CDS encoding sigma-70 family RNA polymerase sigma factor, producing MLDELEDDVAANPDDAVELVDKTADEPDLVDDELLAADPLAAGDVELDAELKGEELAEGDLESWSDDPVRMYLTQMGEIPLLTRQEEISLAKRIEITRTHFRHKLLECDFVIQYAVRILNRVHKGELPFDRTVQVSVTDRLEKDQILGRLPHNLLTVNELLKRNKGDYRIAFSKSTKPSVRREAWLRLNRRRKRTVKLVEELGLRTQRVETMIRTLEEFSRRLDDLKCQIDQHKKAKLPPTERAPWVKEFRQILRATQETPKSLRNRVLNIKGIYTHYQRAKRGLSEGNLRLVVSIAKKYRNRGLSFLDLIQEGNAGLMRAVDKFEYRRGFKFCTYATWWIRQAITRAVADQSRTIRIPVHMVETMSRVRNVSRELLQRLGREPTIEETARAAGTAIDETRRVLAMSRYPISLDRPVGNSEDSHFGDLLPDGDAESPAIGAAQEMLKSRIGKVLKTLSYREREIIKLRYGLGDGYSYTLEEVGHIFKVTRERIRQIEAKAVRKLQQPSRAEELKGFLDWS
- the uvrA gene encoding excinuclease ABC subunit UvrA, which translates into the protein MGPPVETTIVAAGGTAKHVAGAEYREAPLDYDCIRIRGARVHNLQNLDVDIPRDKLVVLTGPSGSGKSSLAVDTIFAEGQRQFIESLSVYARQFLHQLERPDVDLIEGLQPTILVDQRAGNANPRSTVATATEIYDHLRLLYARLGAAYCYQCGTPIRQQSLEEIQADLMELPAGTKLMILAPFVRGRKGQQQEIFEQIRKAGFQRARVDGAVIDVGGEPPQLAPRKNHTIEAVVDRIVIREGIDDRLAESLNLAITHGGGAILVSYQVRDPDQSDAGQWKELIFSTLYACPNCKISYEELEPRTFSFNSPYGACPTCEGLGAREEFDPELILADEEQSLASGLILPWRNEPTSAAKQHREELEKLGVDFDLPYAQWKPAQREKLLRGDGKQFLGILVLLEKEFATATKPADQERLAVFRGPVACKACGGARLRPEARHVRIGGKAIHEVVALTIEKAQAFFVGLAFDDEDLPIYEPLAAEISGRLHFLDKVGLNYLTLDRPNDTLSGGELQRVRLATGIGSGLVGVCYVLDEPSIGLHPRDNQRLIDALRDLQSQGNTVLVVEHDEVMMREADLLFDIGPGAGAHGGQIVARGTPQQVCDNPNSITGQYLAGAKRIVVPSARRRVAKTRSISIEGVATNNLKNVNARFPLGVFTCITGVSGSGKSSLVNETFAKAVQRRMTGVGPKPGPHTSLRGVNQIDKLVVIDQSPIGRSPRSNPATYVGIFDEIRKTFAGTREAKQRGFKSGRFSFNIKGGRCEECQGMGIKKIEMQFLPDLHVRCPECEGKRFNRQTLEVRFKGLSIADALELRIDDAATVFENFPLIARPIASLQEVGLGYLTLGQSAATLSGGEAQRVKLAAELSRVQTGSTLYLLDEPTTGLHFDDVRKLLEVLGRLVDLGNTVMVIEHNLDVIKTADWLIDLGPEGGDAGGQIVAEGTPEEVALLANNHTGRLLKPLIAKATSSRASCAS